GCGAAGTAGGTGGTCTTCAAATGTTTCCGAGAAAACGACAACGTCGTCCAAGTAACATAGACACGTTCGCCAGCGGAGCCCCCGAAGCACAGTGTCCATCATCCGCTCGAATGTAGCTGGAGCGTTACAGAGGCCGAACGGCATCACATTGAACTCGAATAGCCCGTCCGGTGTAACAAAAGCGGTCTTCGGTTTATCCTGCTCAGCCATAGGGATCTGCCAGTAGAACGGAGGTCAAGAGAGGAGAAATACTTGGCGCCTTGCATGGAGTCTAGAGCGTCGTCAATCCGGGGCATGGGGTACACGTCCTTCCGGGTTATTTTGTTGAGACGTCGGTAATCAATGCAAAAACTTATAGAGCCATCCTTCTTAGGAACCAGGACGACTGGTGAGGACCAAGGGCTCGAGGAAGGACGGATTATTCCTTTGGACAGCATTTGGTCGACCTCTTTATCAATTTGTTGCCGTTCGGCGGGGGAAACACGATACGGTCTCTGTCGAAAAGGCCTTTCAGAGCCAGTGTCAACTGAGTGTTCCATGTCGCGTGCAACCCCAAGAGGTGATTTGTCGAGGTCAAATAAATGTGCATAATTTCGTAATAAGGACAGAAGCATGCCTCTACTCCGATCGTCAAGCGAGGGAGAAACAGTTTGACATAGGGCCGAGTCGTGCACTGGATGAGGGAGAGTGACCGCGGCTTCGGGGGAATTTCCGAGAGCATGCACGGCGCCGAGCTTCACGGGTTCCAAGGTGGCAACGACAAATCCGCACGGCAACAGGACAGGCTCCCATAAAGTGTTGCTGACAGGGAGAGACGTCTTTCCGCCGTCAATTCGTGAGAGGGAGAACGGAGCAACGAGACCCTTGCGTGCGAGCGGAGTATGGTGAGTAGACGATGCTTCAGAGGAGACGGCATCTATGAAGATGGtagtacggggggggggggaagtacGGTAtcgtgctcaacgtgcagtttAAGGACGCCGCAGTCGGCCTCACTGGCGTAGACCGGTTCCTGTAGGGAGAGTGATCTCACCGCGAGAGTGATCGATAATGGCGTGATGCTCTTGAAGGTAATCGCAGCCCAGTATAATGTCATGCGAGGTAACAGGGAGGACTCGGAATTCCACAGGGAAGCATACATCAGGTACCGCTATACGGGCGGTGCAGGAATCAGTCGTGTGAGAAATGTGGTTAAACGCCGACTTGAGAAAGGATCCATCTTTGAACGTTACTTTGCGCAGCTTCTTGCACATCTTAGCAGACAAAATACAAACACAGGAGCCGGTGTCAATAAGTGCTGATGAAGAATGGCCATCAATGGAAACGTCGATGCAGTTTCGAGGGTGTGGTGGGGGGACATTTGAAAACGGTGCAGTCGATGCAGGACGACCCCCAGGAACTGCAACTACATGTTTCCCCGCTGGGGAGGAGGGGATGTAAGGCGTATGGGGCTATGTGACAGTGACCTGCGGCGACCGGCTGGAGACCGGGAGCGACGCGAACCGGCGTGATCGTCATTCCGGAGTCTGTCACCAGATGTTGCGGTGGGAGGCGCAGAGTAATAATAGCGATCACCGGCATAACGAAATGGGCGGTCTGAGGGACAAGCATCAGTGTAGGGCGCCGAGGGCGTAAATTGTGGACGGCAACCCCAGAAAGCCTCCCGTTGACGTTTCCTACAGAACCTTATTGTATGACCGGTAATGATGCAGTAGTAGCATGTTGGGCAACGACGGGGCCGGTCCAGGGACATACTGAGAGGAAGTTGAGAACCTGGAGGCATCGACGGGGAGTACATCATGGACTGCTCTCGGGCTTCTGAGACTGCAGCTGTCGCCGGACTCGGGTGGATATTTGACCGAACAACGTCAGCGTACGAGGGCTGAAGCTGGGCTGTGGTGCGCTGTCCAATTACGCTCGCGAGTTCTTCCCGTACTACCgactgtacaagcgcagttgtCTCAGTAGGTTGACTCAGTAGTTGACCCGTAGGTGATGAAAGCCTGGAAAGTTCTTCCCTCATTATCTCTCGGATCAAGAGACGCAGATTATCGAGGGACACGATTTCAGAGGCGCCGTACTGGAGATGGGCTTCCTTCGTGCGCCGGTTTCTTCCGTCCTGTAGTTTCTTACAGAATGCAAGAATTTCGGCAACAGTAGTGACGTCCTTTGCCATGATAAGTTGGAAGGCATCCTCCCGTATTCCCTTGGGTATGAAGCGAATTTTTTCGCCGTCAGGCATCTCTGGATTGTAATGCTTGCACAAAGATACAATGTCTTCGACGTATGACATGTACGACTCATCGGGATGTTGGGCACGCGAGGGCAGCTTCTGCTCAGCATCTGACTTCCGGAAGGCGGGCCAGCCAAATAAATCCCGTAGCCGAGACGAAAATCATTCCCAGGCTTGGAGTTCTGCCTCATGGTTCAGGAACCAAGTCTTGGCGACCCCGGACAGATAGAAGGCAACGTTATTCAGCTTGCTGTTGTCATCCCGCCTGTTGTGACGGCAGACGCGGTCGAATTCGTCGAGCCAATCATCAATATCCTGGCCGTCGATGCCGTTGAATGTGGGCGGGTCACGTTGCCGGAGTACTGGTGCGGGATAGTCGACGCAGTCGCTTGTCCTCCCGAGGCAGAACCGTTGCCGGCTGCGGATGGGGGTGCATAGCAATAAGTACAATGCGACGGCTTCGGAGTTCCAGATTTACTGGCTTAGAAGGAAGGAAATCGagcgcacctccaccaaattgTTGCGGTTCAAAAAACGAGCCTTTATTATGATGAGGATGGGAACGATGGGTCTGAAATCCTTCTCACAACAGGcgtgaagccatacaagtgcgatgtctgccttgcagagttcagcaagaagtggaacctacagcaccacaagcagacgcacacaggtgagaagccatacaagtgcgatgtctgccttGCGGAGTTCAGCAAGAAGGGGAACCttcagcaccacaagcggacgcacacaggtgagaagccatacaaatgtGATGTCTGCCTTGCAGAGTTCAGCAAGAAgtggaacctacagcaccacaagcggacgcacacaggtgagaagccatacaaatgtGATGTCTGCCTTGCAGAGTTCAGCAAGAAgtggaacctacagcaccacaagcggacgcacacaggtgagaagccatacaagtgcgatttctgccctgcagagttcagacGGAGCCAGGCCCTACTgcatcacaagcggacacacacgggtgagaagcagTACAAGTGCAAGGTCTGTGCTGCAGCCGGCATTGCCACCTACAGAATCACAAGTGAACACACgcaggagagaagccatacaagtgtcatgtctgccctgcagagttcaggcAGAGCCAGGccttacagcagcacaagcgaacacacacgggcgagaagccatacaggtgtgatctctgtcctgcagaattCACCCAGAGTGCAGGTGTACAGCGTCATAAGAGGatgcacacaggtgagaagccatacaagtgtgatgtctgccccgCAGAGTTCAGCCGACACGGGTACCTACGGGTTcataagcggacacacacgggcgagaagccatacaaatgtgatgtctgccctgcggagttcagccagaagggaaacctacagcaccacaagaggatgcacacaggcgagaagctgTACAAATGTGATGCCTGCTCCGCAGAGTTCAGAGAGACCAGGTAACTTAAGcatcacaaacacacacacatgggGCAAGCAGCCATAGAAGGGCGACCCCTGTCCCGCAGAGATCAGCCACGGCGTCGAGTGACAAGTTATATAGGAGCATTCTCTGTTGCGCAAACTTGATGGAAATCACAAACCTGCCCCTTTGCGAGTGGGCCCAACCGCACCCCTTGGATCGGCCACTGCCTTTGTGTCGTCAAGCGTATTCGTAATGCAACATTTCTTGAAAGGGTTGTCACCATGATTCCCGTTTtcttcggtgttgttgggggatAATACTGGAACTATTGCGGTAAGTCACAATAAGTGCACTAGCCCACTTCCATCTGCCACTAGGCAGTCGCACCGAAGAGAGAAAATACACTGCTCGCgcgttccataaacttttgtccagcactgtatacACACAACACGATAGGTGTTGTTGTGTCTGTTTGGAATGTGTGGGACTCTTGCTGAAAATATTCTGAAATGTCAATTTTTGCGGAAGGTCTGCATGGGTTGCAACACAACCAAATTGGTGCTCATACACTGCAGCCACCCAACTAGCCTGATATGCTCCAAATGATGGTCACACCTAtgagctttatttatttatatatatttattttttttgctcgcTGAGTATTTGTTGTACATTCTATTTGGGGCAGATATGTATGCTAGTGATGCCAGCTAAACCAACTTGACGTAGATACAGAAGTCTTACTTATTGCCTTCTCTCCCTGCTATGTGGACGTATAAAGTGAGAATTAGTCTGCAATTCTccattctgcgaattcaagaactcacTTGGAACCTATTGacctgggcccgcttgcacgaaacttccgCTAGGATCCTAATCGTGAGGAATTTCCTTTAGCACTTGCTTGTGCTAAAGGAAATTCTTGTGTGTCTTGCTACTGACGTAAACTTTCCTATCAGCGAAAAGCACTGTGCCGAAAGCGCTGTACCGAAGAAAATGCCTCAAGGGTAGGATCCTAgcagaactttcgtgcaagcgggccctgagACTGTAGACAAAAAACATGCTTTCCAGAAAACCAGTCCTGAGAAAGACAGATATTAGACAGCTCTTCGCTTTGCTAAAAGTTTTCCCCATCTAGTACACGGGGAccttcaatcacaactcgcagacgatgGTGGTTCGTTTCCATggttacgaccgctgaaagcacgttcgtgattggctgccgccgttgaaaacacgttCCTGATCGGCTGACTCTTGGTTGTTACGTCACATGGGCCGCCACTTGAAGCCACAGGAATGGCTGGATGCTCCCATTAGTTCGTGAGTGTGACGTCACTTTGCATCACTCCCGCAGTTGGACCACGACTTACTAGATTATAATGACCCTGTCGTAGGCACCCCATCctagcgccgcatttttggaaggtagcggtggcgctactcatcgtcccagttattgcttcttcACCTTTTcaccttctacaatactttataCATCAgtttaccttagtatttctgtacaagcgctGTACAAGTTTCATGCTGAGGTtcatcattctacacgttttcgTAGGActtattgctgtcgtctgctacgggagtcgtacatacgctactgcgcgttcagaattcaaatttccatcgccCAATCGTGATGCGGATGGCTGGATGGATAACGGCCCTCCCTTTGCATCGGGCGGTAGCGTACGACACCTAGCCCGTTAATATAAAAATAAAGTTACAAATTCGTTGAGTCATAAAGTATTTGGCATTTTTTGTATTTAGTATTTAATAAAATCCTATTAGTTATTTCTCTTCCTATGCCACCAGTCATTCAATCGAGATTTGGTCGCCGCCATCGCGTCTTGGTCCACCCCTCCCCGTTATTTTCAAAACCGAAGGTCTCGCGTGTCCCACAGCTCAACGCCCTCCTTTGGTGACGGGTTGAGTCCCCTACATCTCAAGATGACATGTTCCGCTGTTTCATCTTCCCCCTCTGTGCACCAGCTACATCTTGTGTCGATATCCCGTTGGAATTTCGCCGTAATGAGTTTTGGTCCGTAACAGACCCGTTCTTGCCTCAAACAATAAAGTGCTCCCTTACGAATTATTACAAACAGTTCCTCGATCTCGGTCTTTCCTTCCCTGTACATCTGTAGTGCTGGTTTCCCCTTCATACGTTCCTGCCATTTTCTTGTCTCAGCTTCCATGACCCTGGTTCTCGTACTCTTCTTATCCTCCTCTTTGGTGCATGTAAGATATCTGGCTGTAAGCATTCTCATTCTCCTCCCCAACCGAGTGCCAATATTTTGAAGGTATATGTAAGACAGTGTCTTCCTTGACCAGCTGTTTTCCCACAACCAAAGCAAAGCCAATCGAAACCCCAGGGAAAGTGACCAGGAAGCAGCACACGGGAAACCACCTAGCGGCAGCCAAGTTCTTTGCGTCTGtggtcttttttttctttaattttattttcttcttttcgtt
This genomic window from Ornithodoros turicata isolate Travis unplaced genomic scaffold, ASM3712646v1 ctg00001143.1, whole genome shotgun sequence contains:
- the LOC135376538 gene encoding zinc finger protein 782-like, yielding MVQEPSLGDPGQIEGNVIQLAVVIPPVVTADAVEFVEPIINILAVDAVECGRVTLPEYWCGIVDAVACPPEAEPLPAADGGVKPYKCDVCLAEFSKKWNLQHHKQTHTGEKPYKCDVCLAEFSKKGNLQHHKRTHTGEKPYKCDVCLAEFSKKWNLQHHKRTHTGEKPYKCDVCLAEFSKKWNLQHHKRTHTGEKPYKCDFCPAEFRRSQALLHHKRTHTGEKQYKCKVCAAAGIATYRITKFRQSQALQQHKRTHTGEKPYRCDLCPAEFTQSAGVQRHKRMHTGEKPYKCDVCPAEFSRHGYLRVHKRTHTGEKPYKCDVCPAEFSQKGNLQHHKRMHTGEKLYKCDACSAEFRETR